A single window of Canis lupus familiaris isolate Mischka breed German Shepherd chromosome 7, alternate assembly UU_Cfam_GSD_1.0, whole genome shotgun sequence DNA harbors:
- the SLC27A3 gene encoding solute carrier family 27 member 3 produces the protein MAALLLLPLLLLPLLLLVWKLHLGPRLRWFAADFAFALRALRCKRALRKRALAAAAADPGGPEGGCSLAWRLAQLARERPAHVFLIHGARRFSYAEAERESNRAARAFLRARGGDAGLGGGAGDEQAAAPLAPGATVALLLPACPEFLWLWFGLAKAGLRTAFVPAALRRGPLLHCLRSCGARALVLAPEFLESLEPDLPALRAMGLRLWAVGPEAHRVGISDFLAEASAEVDEPVPGYLSAPQSIMDTCLYIFTSGTTGLPKAARISHLKVLQCQGFYQLCGAFPEDVIYLALPLYHMSGSLLGIVGCLGIGATVVLKSKFSAGQFWEDCQQHRVTVFQYIGELCRYLVNQPPSKAERGHKVRLAVGSGLRPDTWERFVRRFGPVQVLETYGLTEGNIATFNYTGELGAVGRASWLYKHVFPFSLIRYDVTTGKPIRDAQGHCVATCPGEPGLLVAPVSQQSPFLGYAGGPELALGKLLKNVFRPGDVFFNTGDLLVCDDQGFLRFHDRTGDTFRWKGENVATTEVAEALEGLDFLQEVNVYGVTVPGHEGRAGMAALVLRAPQPLDLAQLYAHVSENLPPYAWPRFLRLQESLATTETFKQQKMRMTKEGFNPNALSDPLYILDQAGGAYLPLTPARYRALLAGELRI, from the exons ATGGCCGCCCtcctgctgctgccgctgctcctgctgccgctgctgctgctcgTGTGGAAGCTGCACCTCGGGCCGCGGCTGCGCTGGTTCGCGGCGGACTTCGCCTTCGCGCTGCGCGCCCTCCGCTGCAAACGGGCTCTCCGAAAGCGCGCCctggccgcggccgccgccgacCCCGGGGGCCCCGAGGGGGGCTGCAGCCTGGCCTGGCGCCTGGCGCAGCTCGCCCGGGAGCGCCCCGCGCACGTCTTCCTTATTCACGGCGCGCGGCGCTTCAGCTACGCGGAGGCCGAGCGCGAGAGCAACCGGGCTGCGCGCGCTTTCctgcgggcgcggggcggggacgcggggctgggcggcggggcgggggacgAGCAGGCCGCGGCCCCCCTGGCACCCGGGGCTACCGTGGCGCTGCTCCTGCCCGCCTGCCCCGAGTTCCTGTGGCTCTGGTTCGGGCTGGCCAAGGCGGGCCTGCGCACGGCCTTTGTGCCCGCCGCCCTGCGCCGGGGTCCCCTCCTGCACTGCCTCCGCAGCTGCGGCGCGCGCGCTCTGGTCCTGGCGCCAG AGTTCCTGGAGTCCCTGGAGCCTGACCTGCCGGCCCTGAGAGCCATGGGGCTCCGTCTTTGGGCTGTAGGCCCTGAAGCCCATCGTGTCGGAATCAGCGATTTCCTGGCCGAGGCCTCGGCTGAAGTGGATGAGCCAGTGCCGGGGTACCTATCCGCCCCCCAGAGCATAATGGACACGTGCCTGTACATCTTCACTTCTGGCACTACGG gcCTCCCAAAGGCTGCTCGGATCAGCCATCTGAAGGTTCTGCAGTGCCAGGGGTTCTACCAGCTGTGCGGTGCCTTCCCGGAAGATGTCATCTACCTTGCCCTCCCACTCTACCacatgtctggctccctgttgGGCATCGTGGGCTGCTTGGGCATTG GGGCCACGGTGGTGCTGAAGTCTAAGTTCTCTGCTGGTCAGTTTTGGGAGGATTGCCAGCAGCACAGGGTGACAGTGTTCCAGTACATTGGGGAGCTGTGCCGATACCTTGTCAACCAGCCCCCA AGCAAGGCAGAACGAGGCCACAAGGTCCGGCTGGCTGTGGGCAGTGGGCTGCGTCCGGACACCTGGGAGCGCTTCGTGCGGCGCTTTGGGCCTGTTCAGGTGCTGGAGACATATGGACTCACAGAGGGCAACATCGCTACTTTCAACTACACAGGAGAACTGGGTGCTGTGGGACGTGCTTCCTGGCTTTACAAA CATGTCTTCCCCTTCTCTTTGATTCGCTATGATGTCACCACAGGGAAGCCGATTCGGGATGCCCAGGGGCACTGCGTGGCCACATGTCCAG GTGAGCCGGGGCTGCTGGTGGCCCCAGTAAGCCAGCAGTCCCCATTCCTGGGCTACGCTGGGGGGCCAGAGCTGGCCCTGGGAAAGCTGCTGAAGAATGTCTTCCGGCCTGGGGACGTTTTCTTCAACACTGGGGACCTGCTGGTCTGCGATGACCAGGGTTTTCTCCGCTTCCACGATCGTACCGGAGATACCTTCAG GTGGAAAGGGGAGAATGTGGCCACCACTGAGGTAGCGGAGGCCTTGGAGGGCCTGGATTTTCTCCAGGAGGTGAACGTCTACGGAGTCACCGTGCCAG GGCatgaaggcagagctgggatggcAGCCCTGGTGCTGCGCGCCCCCCAACCGTTGGACCTTGCACAACTCTACGCCCATGTTTCTGAGAATTTGCCACCGTATGCCTGGCCTCGATTCCTCAGGCTCCAG GAGTCTCTGGCCACTACAGAGACCTTCAAGCAGCAGAAGATGCGGATGACGAAGGAGGGCTTTAACCCGAACGCACTGTCTGACCCCCTGTACATTCTGGACCAGGCTGGGGGTGCCTACCTGCCCCTCACACCTGCCCGGTACAGGGCCCTCCTGGCTGGAGAACTTCGCATCTGA